In Oikeobacillus pervagus, one genomic interval encodes:
- a CDS encoding penicillin acylase family protein, translated as MSGKIANRKGWRKISFWLAILVLIAAVGGYLFIQVYLSRSLPFTNGILEINGLEKEVIVQRDEYGVPHIQAKSEKDLYMAQGYIQAQDRMFQMDLSRRQASGRLSEVVGKSTVHRDKYFRTLGLRRAAEASYDEYSREGKQILQWYADGVNAYLKEAKAKKKLPVEFTLLGYQPKKWTVIDSLTIGKFMAFDLGGHWEGQAFRYWALEHLPKDKANDLLPSYPKDAPTILSDYGGVELEVENRFANIVIPPEFNGSNNWVVSGEKSQSGKPILADDPHLSLSTPSIWYQMHLQTNELNVSGVIFAGVPGIILGHNEHIAWGVTNTGPDVQDLYIEKRHPNSPNQFLYNGEWEKAKIIHESIQVKDEETIKLKVIETRHGPVLSDFLGDHKEDAVLSLKWTALEPTKELEAVIQMNKAKNWEQFEQALLEFHAPTQNFVFAAKDGTIAYKANGKIPIRKKGDGLLPVPGWTDEYEWTGYIPFDELPKIVNPKEGFISTANNKVINDDYPYHISHVWAQPYRQMRIQEVLKEKETFSIQDMKKLQMDTKNLYAKEFVPMMIKELQKNSLTNDEKQAIHLLEKWNYEDHKDSAAPLIFHLWMKEIPHVLFENEIPNEMLKLFEGKTQIVDELLRQALKGEHESTWFKDKGGVEKVLEKSLANVLSELQEEFGENMKEWKWGEYHQLYFEHPLSAGKYLIEKLFNPEKPNMVSGSQVTVQAASYRQNGIVHHGASWRFVIDTNKITEGYHIVGPGQSGHVKSAWYHDQIDDWIKGNYHQTTILPLETEHTLVLKPMK; from the coding sequence TTGAGTGGAAAAATAGCAAATAGGAAAGGTTGGAGGAAGATTAGTTTTTGGCTGGCCATTCTAGTACTCATTGCGGCTGTTGGGGGTTATCTGTTCATTCAAGTCTATCTTTCTAGGTCACTGCCATTCACAAACGGGATCCTTGAGATAAACGGTTTAGAAAAAGAAGTCATCGTTCAGCGTGATGAATATGGGGTGCCACATATTCAAGCGAAGAGTGAGAAGGATCTTTACATGGCTCAAGGATACATTCAAGCCCAAGATCGAATGTTTCAAATGGATTTATCAAGAAGACAAGCCTCAGGCCGTTTAAGTGAAGTAGTCGGGAAATCAACAGTGCATCGGGATAAATACTTTCGCACATTAGGATTACGAAGAGCAGCAGAAGCCTCATATGATGAGTATTCAAGAGAAGGAAAGCAAATTCTCCAGTGGTATGCAGATGGAGTCAATGCCTATTTAAAAGAAGCGAAGGCGAAGAAAAAGCTCCCAGTGGAATTTACATTATTAGGCTATCAACCTAAAAAATGGACGGTCATTGATTCGTTAACGATTGGAAAATTTATGGCCTTTGATCTCGGGGGTCATTGGGAAGGTCAAGCTTTCCGTTATTGGGCATTAGAACATTTACCGAAAGATAAAGCAAATGATCTCCTACCAAGTTACCCGAAAGATGCCCCTACTATTTTATCAGACTATGGAGGTGTCGAACTAGAAGTAGAAAATCGTTTTGCGAACATCGTCATTCCCCCAGAGTTTAACGGGAGTAATAATTGGGTCGTAAGCGGTGAAAAGAGTCAAAGCGGGAAACCCATTCTAGCAGATGATCCACATTTATCCTTAAGTACTCCTTCTATTTGGTATCAAATGCACCTGCAAACGAATGAATTGAATGTAAGTGGAGTCATCTTTGCTGGAGTTCCTGGGATTATTTTAGGACATAATGAACATATTGCATGGGGAGTCACAAATACTGGCCCAGATGTCCAAGATTTATATATTGAAAAAAGGCATCCAAACTCACCCAATCAATTTCTATACAATGGAGAATGGGAGAAGGCCAAAATCATCCATGAATCCATTCAAGTAAAAGATGAGGAAACCATTAAATTAAAAGTAATAGAGACAAGACATGGCCCTGTCCTTTCAGATTTTTTAGGAGACCATAAAGAAGATGCCGTATTAAGTCTAAAATGGACAGCTCTAGAACCTACAAAAGAGCTAGAGGCTGTTATTCAGATGAATAAAGCAAAAAATTGGGAGCAGTTTGAACAGGCCCTTCTAGAATTCCATGCTCCTACACAGAATTTTGTATTTGCGGCCAAGGATGGAACGATTGCTTACAAAGCGAACGGGAAAATTCCCATTCGCAAAAAAGGGGATGGACTACTTCCTGTACCTGGGTGGACCGATGAATATGAATGGACAGGATATATTCCCTTTGATGAACTTCCGAAAATAGTGAATCCAAAAGAAGGATTTATTTCCACAGCTAATAATAAAGTGATAAATGACGATTATCCGTATCATATTAGTCATGTATGGGCCCAACCCTATCGGCAAATGCGTATACAGGAAGTGTTAAAAGAAAAGGAGACCTTTTCAATCCAAGATATGAAAAAATTACAGATGGATACGAAAAATTTATATGCGAAAGAATTTGTTCCCATGATGATAAAGGAATTACAAAAAAATTCATTAACCAATGATGAAAAACAGGCCATTCACCTATTGGAAAAGTGGAATTACGAGGATCATAAAGATTCTGCCGCCCCCTTAATTTTTCATTTGTGGATGAAGGAAATTCCACATGTTTTGTTTGAAAATGAAATTCCTAATGAAATGTTAAAACTGTTTGAAGGAAAAACACAAATAGTCGATGAATTGCTAAGACAAGCATTAAAAGGGGAACATGAATCCACATGGTTTAAAGATAAGGGAGGGGTTGAAAAGGTTCTAGAAAAATCTTTAGCGAATGTATTGTCTGAACTGCAAGAAGAATTCGGAGAAAATATGAAGGAGTGGAAATGGGGAGAATACCATCAACTTTATTTTGAGCATCCGCTAAGTGCCGGAAAATATTTAATAGAGAAGCTATTCAACCCTGAAAAACCGAACATGGTTAGTGGAAGTCAAGTAACCGTTCAGGCGGCAAGTTATCGTCAAAATGGGATCGTTCATCACGGAGCGTCTTGGCGGTTTGTAATTGATACCAATAAAATAACGGAAGGGTATCATATTGTGGGGCCAGGTCAATCGGGTCATGTGAAAAGTGCTTGGTACCACGACCAAATCGATGATTGGATAAAAGGGAATTATCATCAAACAACGATTCTTCCGCTCGAGACCGAACATACATTAGTACTTAAACCAATGAAATAA